One region of Bacteroidota bacterium genomic DNA includes:
- a CDS encoding nuclear transport factor 2 family protein, which produces MKTILVILFILVSASLIKSQNMMSDRTVFENFVLAINSHDVNVISNYLTDDHVFTDATGLHFDGKDNLKAGWEAYFKMFPDYKIVINSFNDKATVWLAEGTAEGTYQGISTVSGDNRFKIPAAWKAVIENGKVKSWQIFADTKIVNDIIFKYSSKTSNEVSGNEKVTGFGGVFIKSKDPKALGEWYNKYLGTTFGKESYMMFEWSERGNANSKASTTFGIFKESSKYFDPSTKEMMLNFRVKNLKSLLERLKSEGVNVMDKYEEYDYGNFGWIMDIDGNKIELWEPKE; this is translated from the coding sequence ATGAAAACTATTTTAGTAATTTTATTTATTCTAGTTTCAGCTTCATTAATAAAATCACAAAATATGATGTCAGACCGGACAGTTTTTGAAAATTTTGTACTGGCAATAAACTCTCACGACGTAAATGTAATCAGCAATTACTTAACCGATGACCATGTCTTTACAGATGCTACGGGACTCCATTTTGATGGTAAGGATAATTTGAAAGCAGGCTGGGAGGCATATTTTAAGATGTTTCCGGACTATAAGATTGTAATCAACAGTTTTAATGATAAAGCAACGGTATGGCTTGCAGAGGGAACGGCCGAAGGAACTTATCAGGGTATTAGTACAGTCTCCGGTGATAATCGTTTTAAAATTCCTGCTGCATGGAAGGCAGTTATTGAAAACGGAAAAGTAAAATCATGGCAGATTTTTGCCGACACTAAAATTGTTAATGATATAATTTTCAAATACAGTTCTAAAACTTCAAATGAAGTTTCTGGCAATGAGAAGGTAACGGGATTCGGAGGAGTATTTATAAAATCCAAAGACCCTAAAGCTTTAGGCGAATGGTACAATAAATATCTCGGAACAACTTTCGGGAAAGAATCATATATGATGTTTGAATGGAGTGAAAGAGGAAATGCAAACTCCAAGGCTAGCACAACATTCGGAATCTTCAAAGAGAGTTCAAAATATTTTGACCCAAGCACTAAAGAGATGATGCTGAATTTCAGAGTTAAAAATCTGAAATCACTTTTAGAACGTTTAAAATCTGAGGGAGTAAATGTTATGGATAAATACGAGGAATATGATTACGGTAATTTCGGATGGATAATGGATATCGATGGAAATAAAATTGAGCTCTGGGAACCAAAAGAATAA